From Panicum hallii strain FIL2 chromosome 2, PHallii_v3.1, whole genome shotgun sequence, a single genomic window includes:
- the LOC112879512 gene encoding protein NRT1/ PTR FAMILY 8.3-like yields the protein MEEGGEHASLLVKDDASCHGDESQNLLEAKQGSQLKSKHSNWRAPALILGLECLESMAFNGIATNLVVYIRSVLHGGIASSASTVSLWFGTSFFVPILGAAIADTYLGNYKTILISLIMYLLGMVLITVATFMPSTSVLCDTSSSCLSSDGTQNLIFFVALYLTAVGCGGVRSALLPFGADQFNNEHSLDIKRRRIFFSSFYICVIFGVITSGTIIVWVQENVSWAIGYGIATTCIGLALIGFLVGTPIFRQHEPCGSPVKSIFKVIVATFRNMSLEVPDDGSLLYEVRSNHTQRMKLAHSDDFRFLDKAAVISDLSLAYGNHRSSWSLCTVTEVEELKILIRLLPIWVTGIFFGAAISQMHTTFIQQGTVMNTKIGSLTIPPASLYSFEVICVTLWVLVVNKVIVPATRMYFANGAELTQLQRIGIGRFLMIFAMAMAALLETKRLQSVREAEPLSIAWQLPQYFIIAGAECFAVITQLEFFHGQAPDSMKSMLTAFALLTTALGNYLSSAIITFIAGVTAVWQSPGWIPDDLNRGHLDYYYWCFAALSLANSVVYLYFASKYKLKKVVIS from the exons ATGGAGGAGGGAGGCGAGCACGCGAGTCTTCTGGTCAAG GATGATGCATCATGCCATGGAGATGAATCACAGAATCTATTGGAAGCAAAGCAAGGGTCACAGCTTAAAAGTAAACACTCTAACTGGAGAGCACCAGCACTCATTCTGG GGTTGGAATGCTTGGAGAGCATGGCTTTCAATGGAATCGCGACAAACCTAGTCGTGTATATCCGCTCAGTTCTCCATGGTGGTATTGCTTCCAGTGCATCAACCGTATCTCTTTGGTTTGGAACAAGCTTCTTTGTGCCAATACTTGGAGCCGCCATAGCAGATACTTACTTGGGAAATTACAAGACCATTTTAATCTCCCTTATCATGTACCTACTT GGCATGGTACTCATTACAGTTGCAACATTTATGCCTTCTACTTCAGTCTTGTGTGACACGAGCTCATCATGCCTTTCGTCAGATGGAACTCAAAATCTGATTTTCTTTGTTGCGTTGTATCTCACTGCTGTTGGATGTGGAGGAGTAAGATCGGCACTGCTTCCATTTGGTGCAGACCAATTCAACAATGAGCACAGCTTAGATATTAAGAGGAGAAGGATATTCTTCAGTTCATTCTATATATGTGTCATCTTCGGTGTGATTACTTCAGGGACCATTATAGTCTGGGTTCAGGAAAATGTTAGCTGGGCTATAGGATATGGAATTGCCACGACATGCATAGGTCTTGCTTTGATAGGATTTCTGGTGGGAACACCTATATTCAGACAACATGAGCCTTGTGGTTCTCCGGTGAAGAGTATTTTCAAGGTTATAGTTGCCACTTTTAGAAACATGAGCTTGGAAGTTCCTGATGATGGCTCTCTTCTGTATGAGGTCAGGAGCAACCACACACAAAGGATGAAACTAGCCCACTCTGATGATTTTAG GTTCTTAGACAAGGCAGCAGTTATTTCTGATCTGAGCTTGGCCTATGGAAATCATCGAAGTTCATGGAGTCTATGCACGGTAACTGAAGTTGAGGAACTGAAAATACTAATCCGCTTACTGCCAATATGGGTGACTGGAATATTCTTTGGTGCCGCAATCTCTCAAATGCACACCACTTTCATTCAGCAGGGAACTGTGATGAACACCAAGATTGGCTCCCTGACCATTCCACCGGCATCCTTGTACTCATTTGAAGTGATATGCGTCACACTCTGGGTACTTGTTGTGAACAAAGTGATTGTACCAGCAACCCGAATGTACTTTGCAAACGGCGCAGAGCTCACACAGTTACAGCGGATCGGGATCGGTCGTTTCCTGATGATATTTGCCATGGCAATGGCTGCACTTCTAGAAACAAAGAGGCTACAGAGTGTTCGGGAAGCAGAGCCGCTAAGCATTGCATGGCAGCTTCCACAGTACTTTATTATTGCTGGGGCCGAGTGCTTTGCTGTCATCACTCAGCTGGAATTCTTCCACGGTCAGGCGCCAGACTCCATGAAGAGCATGTTGACGGCATTCGCGTTGCTCACCACTGCTCTCGGTAATTACTTGAGCTCAGCCATCATCACCTTCATTGCTGGGGTGACCGCTGTATGGCAAAGCCCGGGATGGATACCGGATGATCTGAACAGAGGTCACCTGGACTACTATTATTGGTGTTTTGCAGCCCTCTCTTTGGCGAATTCTGTTGTGTATTTGTATTTTGCTAGTAAATACAAACTGAAGAAAGTTGTTATTAGCTAA
- the LOC112879511 gene encoding dihydrofolate synthetase, with product MLGRFPIVLRLPRGILRGSSCRRGLSAMAGGDEEGPLGDFFEYMERLRNYERSGVPRGAGTDSDDGFDLGRMRRLLRRLGDPHAHFPAVHIAGTKGKGSTAAFLSNIMREQGYNVGCYSSPHLLTIRERISVGNDGGPVPVRLLSDLFDQAKEAIDESIESENGALTHFEVFTALSFLLFSRENVDIAIVEAGLGGARDATNVIQSTELAASVITTVGSEHLAALGGSLQSIAIAKSGIIKQGRPVVIGGPFSADIEQIIRDRAFLTQSPVISACDPGIKSITKCVDWDNGKPYQCCDISIKISNDMPLSIELCDVNLQLLGDHQRQNAVTASCTALCLRNLGWDISEASIQAGLEETQLAGRSQILTQEEALVLGLDGASTVLIDGAHTEASAKTLSNMIESIRPEGPLALVVGMANDKAHFAFAEQLLAGSRPDVVLLTEASIAGGASRAMPALLLKEIWMAAARDLGINCVDIGTISGAEAQERIANLAASSSSFAGKPMVMIGCQDDTTPFSCNLIRAASQLILESRGSDDPSPGLVCVTGSLHLVASVLQHLERH from the exons ATGCTCGGCCGCTTCCCCATCGTCCTCCGCCTCCCGCGCGGCATACTGCGGGGAAGCAGCTGCCGCCGAGGCCTGTCGGCAATGGCCGGAGGCGACGAGGAGGGCCCGCTCGGAGATTTCTTCGAGTACATGGAGCGGCTGCGCAACTACGAGCGCTCGGGCGTGCCGCGAGGCGCCGGAACAGACTCTGACGACGGTTTCGACCTAGGCCGCATGCGCCGTCTCCTCCGCCGGCTCGGCGACCCCCACGCCCACTTCCCC GCTGTGCATATCGCCGGAACCAAGGGGAAAGGTTCTACTGCTGCATTCCTGTCCAATATCATGAGGGAGCAAGGCTACAATGTGGGCTGTTATTCCAG CCCACATCTTCTAACGATACGTGAACGAATTTCTGTTGGAAATGATGGAGGACCTGTCCCAGTTAGACTCTTAAGTGATCTTTTTGATCAGGCTAAGGAAGCTATTGATGAATCAATAGAATCAGAAAATGGAGCCCTGACACATTTTGAG GTTTTTACTGCTCTCTCATTTCTTCTATTCTCACGAGAAAATGTTGACATCGCCATCGTTGAA GCAGGCCTTGGTGGAGCTAGAGACGCCACAAATGTCATACAGAGTACTGAATTAGCAGCATCTGTCATAACAACAGTAGGGAGCGAGCATCTGGCTGCATTGGGTGGCTCCCTGCAAAGCATAGCAATAGCAAAATCTGGAATCATCAAACAAGGACGACCA GTTGTGATTGGTGGACCATTTTCAGCGGACATTGAGCAAATTATTCGTGACAGAGCATTCTTGACACAATCTCCCGTGATATCTGCTTGTGATCCTGGAATCAAGAGTATTACGAAATGCGTAGATTGGGATAATGGAAAGCCATATCAATGCTGTGACATCAGCATCAAGATTTCAAATGATATGCCATTG TCCATTGAATTGTGTGACGTAAACCTTCAGCTGCTGGGAGATCATCAGCGCCAGAATGCTGTTACAGCTTCTTGCACAGCACTATGTCTCCGTAACCTAG GATGGGATATTTCCGAGGCTTCAATCCAAGCTGGCTTAGAGGAAACGCAACTTGCTGGGAGAAGCCAGATTCTTACACAAGAGGAAGCCTTGGTGCTTGGGCTTGATGGAGCATCCACCGTACTTATCGACGGAG CCCATACCGAGGCATCAGCAAAGACCTTGTCAAACATGATAGAGAGTATCAGACCAGAAGGTCCTCTGGCTCTTGTTGTTGGAATGGCTAATGACAAGGCGCATTTTGCATTTGCTGAACAGCTTCTAGCAG GTTCAAGGCCAGATGTGGTGTTGCTGACGGAGGCGAGCATCGCTGGAGGTGCCTCCCGCGCCATGCCAGCTCTGTTGCTGAAAGAAATATGGATGGCTGCGGCACGTGACCTGGGCATCAATTGTGTGGATATCGGCACCATCAGCGGTGCCGAGGCTCAAGAGCGCATTGCAAACCTGGCTGCATCTTCATCGAGCTTCGCTGGAAAACCCATGGTGATGATTGGGTGCCAGGACGACACGACACCGTTCTCCTGCAATCTGATCAGGGCCGCTTCTCAGCTCATCCTTGAGAGCAGAGGCAGTGACGATCCATCTCCAGGCCTCGTCTGCGTGACTGGCTCCCTGCATTTGGTTGCATCTGTACTGCAGCATCTGGAGCGGCATTAG
- the LOC112879513 gene encoding pentatricopeptide repeat-containing protein PNM1, mitochondrial: MWRRHLLRRLLPSPATGAAAATPPSPFLRHLSTATTPAPTTSLASSLAAALAALSTTPPPATTPDAYFSLHFSDVRPTNALLVEALALSPPASSRAAADLFRFLVRRRSLHPSDGALAPVVRHLARRRDFPAVRALIQEFPTALGPATLDAYLHQLARAGRPTDAVKVFDELPEQLRNREALTSLVSSLSAEGFPSHAERATKKVANEIFPDDNICTLLVSGYANAGKLDHALRLIGETRRGGFQPGLDGYNAVLDCVCRLCRKKDPLRMSVEAEKFLVDMEANGIPRDAGTFRVLITNLCKIRKTEDAMNLFRRMGEWGCSPDADTYLVLIRSLYQAARISEGDEMMTWMRSAGFGDKLDRKAYYGFIKILCGIERVEHAVKVFRMMKGYGHAPGVKSYSLLIENLTRHNLGDRANALFREAVARGVTVAPGEYKTEKRFVKAKKEKKVKKRLTLPEKMRLKSKRLYKLRRSFVKEPIRRIGV; this comes from the coding sequence ATGTggcgccgccacctcctccgccgcctcctcccgtCTCCGGCCaccggcgccgccgcagccacACCCCCTTCGCCCTTCCTGCGCCACctctccaccgccaccacccccGCTCCAACCACCTCCCTCGCATCCTCCctcgcggcggcgctcgccgcGCTCTCCacgaccccgccgcccgccaccaCCCCGGACGCCTACTTCTCGCTCCATTTCTCCGACGTGCGCCCCACCAACGCGCTCCTCGTCGAGGCGCTCGCGCTCTCCCCTCCCGCCTcatcgcgcgccgccgccgacctctTCCGCTTCctcgtccgccgccgctcgctccaCCCCTCCGACGGCGCGCTCGCGCCCGTCGTCCGGCACCTCGCGCGCCGCCGCGACTTCCCCGCCGTGCGCGCTCTCATCCAGGAGTTCCCCACCGCGCTCGGGCCCGCCACGCTCGACGCTTACCTCCACCAGCTCGCCAGAGCCGGCCGCCCCACGGATGCCgtcaaggtgttcgacgaattGCCCGAGCAGCTCCGTAACCGCGAGGCGCTCACTTCGCTGGTCTCCTCGCTTTCTGCTGAAGGCTTCCCTTCGCACGCAGAGCGTGCTACCAAGAAGGTCGCCAATGAGATCTTCCCGGATGACAATATCTGCACTTTGCTGGTATCTGGATATGCCAATGCTGGAAAGCTCGACCATGCACTGAGGTTGATTGGTGAGACACGGCGTGGTGGGTTTCAGCCAGGGTTGGATGGATACAATGCTGTTCTTGATTGTGTTTGCCGGCTCTGCCGCAAGAAGGACCCGCTGAGGATGTCAGTGGAAGCGGAGAAGTTCTTAGTTGACATGGAGGCCAATGGCATTCCTCGGGATGCAGGGACATTTCGGGTGCTGATCACAAATCTTTGCAAGATCCGCAAGACGGAGGATGCCATGAATCTCTTCCGCCGTATGGGTGAGTGGGGATGCTCACCGGATGCTGACACGTACTTGGTGCTCATCAGGAGCTTGTACCAAGCTGCTCGGATTTCAGAGGGGGACGAGATGATGACATGGATGCGGTCTGCCGGATTTGGAGATAAACTTGATAGGAAGGCATATTATGGATTCATCAAGATCTTGTGTGGGATTGAGAGGGTTGAGCATGCGGTCAAGGTATTCCGTATGATGAAAGGATATGGGCATGCTCCTGGAGTGAAGTCGTATAGCTTGCTGATTGAGAACCTGACTAGGCACAATTTAGGGGATCGTGCAAATGCACTGTTCAGGGAGGCAGTTGCACGTGGTGTAACTGTGGCACCGGGAGAGTATAAGACTGAAAAGAGGTTTGTGAAGgcaaagaaggagaagaaggtGAAGAAGAGGCTCACTTTGCCGGAGAAGATGAGATTGAAGAGCAAGAGGCTATACAAGCTCAGAAGGAGCTTTGTCAAGGAGCCCATTCGTCGAATCGGGGTTTAA